A stretch of the bacterium genome encodes the following:
- a CDS encoding C25 family cysteine peptidase, with protein sequence MLFILFPTISNADWVAFKEGITSPTKPEIVVVKEDTSGITLDASISGMNVEQARSSELGARSEGTETFQILSIPGHEYSFTQEVGKPKLPFIQILLAIPDDVEINLSFISTSHFPLPNSYLIYPVPRQVIKTTAEGYEYLAEEFYLDEEFYQQSIFYPYEIATYTTAYVRDQRILRLEVHPIQFNPAKKQLQIHSKLKIELKYLPKKKKVSFPLKQSINKGGPFADVLKRAVLNYKPPVLPRIPVPERVGTLTYPTLLKDPANSADYLIITSPDFYDNADLKRLATHRVEYNGFDVAIVSTTNIYNEFPPPQGTETQDISIKNFIEYAYNTWKAPSMADNHLGYVLIFGDAELGPNLFPPGYVPAHRGSGYSGIPCASDIWYTYLNESDLTEGYKLPDIMLGRLPLQMGTEAKILVDKIIQFEKNPVPGQWQNRALLVDGVESRWVTRNYVKDNILIPAGFEVTVINGDQGGNGDDVYNAINNGQLLVAYEGHGNFLGWAVQFGVNVSFCNRHVKKLSNGGMLPIIFAVACDTACFNDVDDSLGELFIKKENGGGIAYWGASTICGPYEMWMKEAYDFMAENNPYTFCLGEVVINAYIRLKLLYEEFNLLGDPAVTTARVPPEQDKAELEVQPTDVCFIPPYPKPGQLTTITTTIHNYGGIDAGNVLVKFFLDEPKNGIEIGSKTITTIKAKDKGIVDINWTPHLPVGEYKFYVVVDPYDTIPEAGTINNIAYKPLEINYYQDGWPKFLQGYSLLSQAVGDIDGDGNLEIVALDRTCLLYFWHHNGSLQPGWPKKIVGEEKISQIILADIDNDDRLEIVVSGDKLYVWNDDGSDVPGFPKEMECSSSPAIGDIDGDGELEIVVELKDNGDNKLYAFHNNGSIVSGDWPKDGDYNHPIVVNLDGKQGDEIISSSAKGMYVWDGEGKIIHGWPKSNLGSDRIAVGNFDEDKELEILLGIIDSGLKVYALNPDGSDVPGWPKKIDGNKILEIMLGDIDNDKDMEVIISTEDPNKLYVLHHNGSDVVGWPKEGIIGRIDFGKLADVDMDNKPEIITPNGGTITIWEDTGNIKASLFTRPTDYIISFITIADIDLDGDIEMIGMGQEPENESVWRKLYIWDYWGSCTPGALEWPMANHDMRRTNCYNTDIVSPSRITDLTALNPKPTSIDLTWTAPGDDKDTGSSTCYFIRYATWTITPQNWHLTNKATSTIVPKDAGSPESFTVPNLSPTTTYYFCIRARDDDFNLSPLSNIAVERTPSPAMITLISPTKGVVGKRVTISGCNFYSTETIRIEFGNTTTIALSTCVDGSFTTTFTVDDQGFGTITITAYGLISEYEARTFFYITGVEYFLFGTISSPQIAGAGFRIKMTAYDEFGDVVLNFKDKVGLSDLSQTIQPTIISNFTGGIWDGTITITRAGTTSITAGYQSKTGTSNPFY encoded by the coding sequence ATGTTATTTATATTATTTCCAACTATTAGTAATGCAGATTGGGTAGCATTTAAAGAAGGTATCACTTCGCCTACAAAGCCTGAGATTGTAGTTGTAAAAGAAGATACTTCAGGTATTACCTTAGATGCAAGTATCTCTGGGATGAATGTGGAACAAGCTCGGAGCTCGGAGCTCGGAGCTCGGAGTGAAGGAACAGAGACATTTCAGATTTTGAGTATTCCAGGGCATGAATACAGTTTTACCCAAGAAGTTGGCAAACCAAAACTGCCATTTATTCAAATCTTACTTGCTATCCCGGATGATGTTGAAATTAATCTTTCATTTATTTCTACTTCCCACTTCCCACTTCCCAATTCCTACTTAATCTATCCTGTTCCCAGGCAAGTAATAAAAACTACAGCCGAGGGTTATGAATACCTTGCTGAGGAATTCTATCTTGATGAGGAATTTTACCAACAATCCATCTTTTATCCTTATGAGATAGCAACATATACCACAGCTTATGTAAGGGACCAGCGAATACTCAGGTTAGAGGTTCATCCTATCCAGTTCAATCCTGCGAAAAAGCAACTTCAGATACATTCTAAGTTAAAGATTGAGTTAAAATATCTCCCCAAAAAGAAAAAGGTATCTTTCCCTTTAAAGCAATCCATTAATAAAGGAGGCCCTTTTGCTGATGTGTTAAAAAGGGCAGTATTAAACTATAAACCTCCTGTTCTACCTCGTATTCCAGTACCAGAAAGGGTAGGGACATTAACTTATCCAACCCTTCTTAAAGACCCAGCAAACTCTGCAGATTATTTGATAATTACCTCTCCTGATTTTTATGATAATGCTGACTTGAAAAGATTAGCCACTCATCGAGTAGAATATAACGGCTTTGATGTAGCAATAGTTAGTACCACTAATATCTATAATGAGTTTCCTCCACCTCAAGGGACAGAAACCCAGGATATCTCAATCAAAAATTTCATAGAATATGCTTATAACACCTGGAAAGCACCTTCAATGGCAGATAACCATCTGGGTTATGTTCTTATCTTTGGAGATGCTGAACTTGGACCAAATCTCTTCCCGCCTGGATATGTTCCAGCACATAGAGGAAGCGGATATAGTGGAATACCATGTGCCAGTGATATTTGGTATACTTACCTTAATGAGAGTGATTTAACTGAGGGATATAAATTACCAGATATAATGCTTGGGAGACTACCATTACAGATGGGCACAGAAGCAAAAATACTTGTAGATAAGATAATTCAATTTGAGAAGAACCCTGTTCCCGGTCAGTGGCAAAATAGAGCTTTATTAGTTGATGGAGTAGAATCTCGTTGGGTTACTCGAAATTATGTAAAAGATAATATTCTTATACCTGCAGGATTTGAGGTTACTGTAATCAATGGAGACCAGGGAGGAAATGGAGACGATGTATATAATGCAATTAACAATGGTCAACTCCTTGTAGCTTACGAAGGTCATGGTAATTTCTTGGGATGGGCAGTTCAGTTCGGAGTTAATGTTAGTTTTTGTAATAGACATGTCAAGAAACTTTCTAATGGAGGGATGTTACCAATTATTTTTGCTGTTGCCTGTGACACCGCTTGTTTTAATGATGTGGATGATTCCCTTGGTGAACTCTTTATTAAGAAAGAAAATGGTGGAGGAATTGCGTATTGGGGGGCATCTACAATATGCGGTCCATACGAAATGTGGATGAAAGAGGCATATGATTTTATGGCAGAGAACAATCCCTATACCTTTTGTCTCGGCGAGGTAGTTATCAATGCCTATATTCGCCTTAAGTTATTGTATGAGGAATTTAATCTATTAGGTGACCCGGCGGTAACTACTGCAAGGGTTCCTCCAGAACAAGATAAAGCAGAGTTAGAGGTTCAGCCAACTGATGTTTGTTTTATTCCTCCATATCCAAAACCAGGACAACTAACTACCATTACTACTACCATCCATAATTATGGGGGTATAGATGCAGGAAATGTATTGGTTAAATTTTTCCTTGATGAACCAAAAAATGGAATAGAGATAGGTTCTAAAACAATAACTACTATTAAGGCGAAAGACAAAGGAATAGTAGATATAAATTGGACTCCTCATCTCCCTGTAGGTGAATATAAATTCTATGTAGTAGTTGACCCTTATGATACTATCCCAGAGGCAGGAACGATTAACAATATTGCCTATAAACCTTTGGAGATAAATTATTATCAAGATGGTTGGCCTAAGTTTCTACAAGGGTATTCCTTACTATCCCAGGCAGTAGGCGATATAGACGGAGATGGAAACTTAGAAATTGTAGCCTTAGATAGGACTTGTCTATTATATTTCTGGCATCATAATGGTAGTCTTCAACCAGGCTGGCCCAAAAAAATAGTAGGAGAAGAAAAAATCTCACAGATTATATTAGCTGATATTGATAATGATGATAGGTTAGAAATTGTAGTTAGTGGAGATAAGTTATATGTGTGGAATGACGATGGTAGTGATGTGCCTGGTTTTCCAAAGGAAATGGAATGTTCCTCATCACCAGCAATAGGAGATATAGATGGAGATGGAGAGTTAGAGATTGTAGTAGAGTTGAAAGATAATGGAGATAATAAGTTGTATGCATTCCACAATAATGGAAGCATAGTATCCGGTGATTGGCCAAAAGACGGTGATTATAATCATCCTATTGTAGTAAATCTTGATGGCAAGCAAGGAGATGAGATTATTTCATCATCAGCAAAAGGAATGTATGTTTGGGATGGAGAGGGAAAGATAATTCATGGTTGGCCAAAATCTAACCTTGGTTCTGATAGAATCGCAGTAGGGAATTTTGATGAAGATAAAGAACTGGAAATTCTGCTTGGGATTATTGATAGTGGATTAAAGGTATATGCCTTAAACCCTGATGGTAGTGATGTGCCAGGGTGGCCAAAGAAGATAGATGGCAACAAAATCCTGGAGATTATGCTGGGAGATATAGATAATGATAAAGATATGGAAGTGATTATTTCCACTGAGGATCCTAATAAACTTTATGTTCTTCACCACAATGGTAGTGATGTAGTCGGTTGGCCTAAAGAAGGTATTATTGGAAGAATTGATTTTGGTAAATTGGCAGATGTTGACATGGATAATAAACCAGAGATTATCACACCCAACGGTGGGACAATAACTATTTGGGAGGATACTGGTAACATTAAAGCAAGTTTATTTACCAGACCAACTGATTATATAATCTCTTTTATCACCATAGCAGATATTGATTTGGACGGGGATATAGAGATGATAGGTATGGGGCAAGAACCAGAGAATGAGAGTGTATGGCGCAAGCTTTACATCTGGGACTATTGGGGCAGTTGCACACCAGGGGCACTGGAATGGCCGATGGCAAATCACGATATGCGTCGGACTAATTGCTATAATACAGATATTGTTTCCCCTTCTCGCATAACTGACCTTACAGCTCTTAATCCCAAACCTACCTCTATTGACTTAACCTGGACGGCACCTGGTGATGACAAAGATACAGGCTCTTCTACCTGCTACTTTATCCGCTACGCTACCTGGACTATCACCCCACAAAACTGGCACCTGACTAACAAAGCTACATCCACTATTGTTCCCAAAGATGCTGGCTCTCCTGAATCTTTTACCGTCCCTAATCTCTCCCCAACTACCACCTACTATTTCTGTATTCGCGCCAGGGATGATGACTTCAATCTCTCCCCACTTTCTAATATTGCTGTGGAGAGAACACCCTCACCGGCGATGATTACCTTGATTTCACCTACAAAGGGTGTAGTAGGTAAGCGAGTCACTATTAGCGGGTGCAATTTCTACTCCACAGAAACCATTCGCATAGAATTTGGCAATACTACCACTATTGCTCTATCTACCTGTGTTGATGGTTCTTTTACTACTACCTTTACCGTAGATGACCAGGGATTTGGCACGATAACCATTACTGCCTATGGACTTATTTCAGAATATGAGGCAAGGACGTTCTTCTATATCACTGGCGTAGAATATTTCCTGTTTGGCACAATTTCCTCTCCCCAAATAGCAGGGGCAGGATTTCGAATAAAGATGACTGCTTATGATGAATTTGGTGATGTAGTGCTAAATTTCAAAGATAAAGTCGGACTCTCTGACCTTTCTCAAACCATCCAACCTACTATCATCTCTAACTTCACTGGTGGCATCTGGGATGGCACTATTACCATCACCAGAGCAGGCACAACCTCGATTACGGCAGGTTACCAGAGTAAAACAGGCACAAGCAATCCATTTTATG